Proteins found in one Limnohabitans sp. TEGF004 genomic segment:
- a CDS encoding flagellar basal body L-ring protein FlgH: MIVLRLLALAGIVYLLQGCATEPVDMVLRPSPEFQPVYPLAADRQKVATGGIYSNRQSDAWFGRGRNYQVGDIITVLLNESTQAARTQNTDVSRESKNSLPSGFNTKIGSMSPFLNGIDVNSNNNSSKGAGKADQQASLSGSVAVTVVEILANGNLMVRGEKKLGLSEGTEVIQVSGVIRPEDVGPNSTVQSRRLANAQIAYRGSGDLANATKAGWGTSLMHKFWPF, translated from the coding sequence ATGATCGTCCTTCGCTTACTCGCTCTTGCTGGCATTGTTTATTTGTTGCAAGGCTGCGCCACCGAACCTGTCGACATGGTGCTTCGTCCATCGCCAGAGTTCCAACCGGTGTATCCACTTGCCGCTGACCGGCAAAAAGTTGCCACCGGCGGCATTTACAGCAACCGACAAAGTGATGCCTGGTTCGGCCGTGGCCGCAATTACCAAGTGGGCGACATCATCACGGTGTTGCTCAATGAATCGACGCAAGCGGCGCGCACACAAAACACCGATGTGAGCCGTGAATCTAAAAACTCATTGCCCTCGGGCTTCAACACCAAGATTGGCAGCATGTCGCCTTTCTTGAACGGCATTGATGTCAACTCCAACAACAACAGCAGCAAAGGCGCAGGCAAGGCAGACCAACAAGCCTCTTTGTCTGGCTCTGTGGCTGTGACGGTGGTTGAAATTTTGGCCAACGGCAACTTGATGGTCCGTGGCGAGAAAAAGCTCGGCTTGTCAGAAGGCACCGAAGTCATTCAAGTTTCAGGCGTGATTCGTCCTGAAGACGTAGGCCCCAACAGCACTGTGCAATCACGCCGTTTGGCCAATGCACAAATCGCGTATCGCGGTTCGGGTGATTTGGCAAATGCCACCAAAGCAGGCTGGGGTACCAGCTTGATGCACAAGTTCTGGCCTTTCTAA